The sequence AATGATTTTTAGTCAGAAAGCTCTACTAACGTGCCATGCTGCTGCCAACATAGAACTACTGATTGGAAAGTAAACAAattgtgttttgctgtgttcCATGCATATTTGACAGTcctttaacagaaaatatttagatattAAGGCAGGCTGTGGAGAGAAAAGCTTGGTCAATGTTCTGGCTGCAAGCAAGGTTTCTACTGACAAGGTCTAAAAATATGCCACTTCTAAAAAGAACTTGTCATGTCAGAACTCTGAATTCCGTTGTGCCACTCTgcctcctctcttctcccttaCTGTGTTTCACTAGGTAAGTGATGCTTAGAGATACGTGGTCTATATTTCTGTAACTGTTACTTTTTTGAGAGGTTGTTATTGTTAGTTTCTAAATTGAAACAGTCTTGCTTTAGTTTTGTCCACTGTGGACAGTGgaccagtcaatttccttttcctttttgtctttttaggaggactgtgtgtgtgttggaGTCTCGCTTTGGATATTCCTGGGGAAATAACATACTCCGTGTATTTTTTACATAAAGGTAAAATTGACTTGTTAATTTATACTTACTTTGTTTTGGAGAATGACATTTTGCTGAAAGAGTGGCAGAATGCCTTGCGAAACGACCACTGAAATCTGCAGACAATAAACTGCTGTAGCTGATGTTTTAGAGACTGCAGCTGCGTTTGTCTGCAGACTCATCTTTCCTGCTGCAGACTTCCTGCCTGATGCTGAGCTAATAGCTTCAAACCAGTGACTTCATGAGTGGTTATTAGTTGGGTGCCTTACTTCTAGCCAGATTTTTTGACATGCTGAGCACAAACAACATCAGTGAAATctgtgggggctgcaggtgTGTTGTACTGATGCCTAGAGGCATTTGTATGGGAAACAGAACCAGCAGCTCTTAGCTTGAATGTGGGTTTAGAGTTCTAGTTCAGCATGTCATTTTCACAGCAAGAGGTGCAACACCCACTGGTTTTAAGAATGGTAGCTATGTAAGTGGTATTTCAgctcttaattttaaaatctgtctttttccttgaaaataataACGTTCTGATCAGAGCGTGAAACTTCTGATTGGCaagatttctttctcatttgagGACAGAGGTGGATGATATCTCGAGTGAGAAGCTGCATAGTATGGGGTAACCACGTTCAAGTGAAAACATGCTTCTTCTGCTTTACTTTAAGTTTCTGCTCTCTTGTGTGAGGAAACTTTCCGTCGTTGGTTCCTCTAACACGTCACTTTGCTGCTGGAATGTTGTGGGATTGggcaaactgcattttttggTTCTTGAAGGCATTAACGAATTGGAACAGTCCATTTTTTGTGTGACGGTACTCTGCATTATTGCTGCTGCTTATCTCCTGTGAAGGACTGGCCTCTTCAGGTATATGTCCTTCACGTGTAGCTGAAGGGGCATTGCACTGCTTGGAGTCAATCACGGCCCTTTTTACATCTGTATCTGTATTGGGAACAGAGTGAGGATAAATAACTGCAGTGCTGACCAGCTGCATCTGAAATGATCTTCGTGAAATGGAGTTGTTGGTGCAGAGTTGTTTGTAGATTCATGTAGGAATCACCAGTCATGAAAGGGATTTATAAGACTGCTCTTGAGGTGATGTGTACAAGCAGCAGAATACTAGAGCATTTTGAAAACATAAGTTATTTTAGTCTGTTCTGGAAGCTTTCCTCTTTCACCTGGAGGAGGCGTTGCAGGTGAGGCTATACACTTCACTTGTAGGAGAGATGCAGCAATGTGCTGATGAATGTTACCCTAAGTAGTGATTTAACAGAGCAGCTTTTTCAACTGAACAAATTTGTGATAACAAGGTTACTTGATAATGTACTGAACAGAGAACAAAGTCTGACAAAACTGTAGGGAAAACCCTCCTGTTGAGTCTCAAGGTTTAGGATGGACCATCTGGCCAATTGTTTATGTCTAAAGCATTATATCTTCAAGTTTTAGGCCGTTAGTacttgtcctattgctatgcAGCTCTGAGGAGATCCTCCCCTCATTCGTTTATCTCCCACCTCCcatcagatatttataaacatcaaTTAGATCCCCCTCCAttgtcttttccccaggctgaacataCCCAGGTTACTCAGTCATTCCTCGTgagggagatgcttcaggcccttggtcatctttgtggctctccactggactccttctaggacattcttgtcttttttgaactgaggagcccaaaactggacagaGTAGTCCAGATGTGATCTCAACAGGGCCAAGTAGAGGGGAAGAATCACCTCCCATTATATGTGCAATAACTCCTTCATATCATTCAATACTGAGTAGCGAGTTAGCAAGCTATTAGCAGATAAGTCTATCAGTCTTTCAAAATTGAAGTTTCAAAAGCTGGCTATTGGTCATCCGTATCTGTGGCAAGGAATCTCTTGATCTTGAGGAGTGACCTTGAGAGGCATCCCTGCCTCCAGGGGAAGATCCTGGCATGCGGATGTGCAGGGATTGCTTAATAAGCTCGGGGCTGTCTCTTGTTCAGGGAGTAAGATATCTGACTACCAGTCCTATCTGCATACCAGCCGTGTGTGGTGAGTGTCTGCTGTTTCCCACAGAGCCACCCTGAGCCTGGTTCAGCGGTCACGACCACACACCTCCATCACAGACACTGCTGATGATTGTCATCTGAGCAGGGTGATGAGTAAAAGGTCAGGGAGGGCTGGGGGGAGGATGCTGCCCCCACAGGTGTACCCTCAGTTTCTTGTTGTAgcatgaaaacagaagtgatgCCACAGTTCTGCAGTGGTTTGCATGTGTGTTCAGGCTGGCAAGCAGCAGAACAGGGTGGTGAGGTAAGCAAACTTCAGTTGGCATCTTGTATGAAAAcctatttttcttagaaaaccCTTCACATTTAGCGTCAGTGTTGGTCTTGGAgatctcacttttttttttttttcttcagcagagaGTAAGCATATTTCTGTACTATGATCAGGAATAAAAATCTGTCTCCTTgataattttcatattttttcttgatgGTTCTGTAAACTGTGGACCCTGAACTTTCATGCAGTATTTAGTAGCATCCTGATCATGACATCATTCAGCGTTTAGGATGTCACTGCATGGAGATCAGTCATTTTCTCTTTGACTGTTTTAATCTCTAACTTTTTTGAGAGACTGAGGAAGTGGAAGAGATGTATCTCATTCCTACTGGATGCCAGAGGAAGTTTGGTGCAAGcctagaataaaataaatggttgTGCTGATGAAAAGCCCATGCAATCAAGGAAGGTTTGAAATTCGCATATGTTTAAACAAATCTTAAGTAAACTATAGCAATAAAACATGATCAAACTggaaattttttaaaacaattgaAAGGTCACCAAAATGTGAAGCTCAACTATTTGAAGTAtttggtggtgggttttttgttgttgttgttgatgggttttgtttgtttgcagaggGTGGTATCCTTACACAGGTTTGCTCTGGGTTGGGATGGTTCTTTAAGCAGGAATATAGGCTGTTCATTGTGTGGCCAGTTTCCTCATTCCAGAGAACTGTGTTGTGTGGGTGAATGTCTACTAAGAATACAGCAACTCTGTTTAGTATGAAATAAATCCATCTGTGCAGATAAGCCTGTAAAACAGTCTTAAAATATCACTGTTTGGGTATATTGACTGCTGAAATTTCAATCTATGAAGTTCTATATACTTGGCTTGTAACAGATGGTGTTTcttgtttccatttatttatttatttttcacagggTTTAGCAAAACTTTTACAGTTTCTTTAGAAAGACCAGAAACTCCTCAATTGAAGGAAGTGGCCTTTTTGAATCTTGGTAAGCTACTCATGTTACTTCCCTGCTTGTTATTGTCTGTCCTCAGTAGGGGAGACAAAGGACTAAACTTTTTCtagaagaaaaggctttttttttctttcttaggtAATTACATTACTTGGCATTTGATATTGCACTACCTCACTGTTAGTAAGCATCTTCCTTTGAAACTGATTCAACTTCTGCTCAGGAGATCAGCTGCTGAGTTCTTGAGTGTTTTAAGCCTCTTGAAACCTCCCTTGAAAGTCTGAATGTATTGCTAGTATTTCCTGTGTTAATACAACAGCAGCTTCTAATTAATTTCTTTCGTATTTCCTAGATGTAATCAATCCATAAAGGAGAAATGGGCTAAGATGAGAATCAAGTGAAACAttcacttgtttgttttaagaagctAAGTGCTAAATTGACCGCTCTGATTTCTTTAAACAGACTATTATGTGGCTGCTTATTTGCCTGGACACTTCCTGCACCTTCTGAATATTCAGCATCCTGACCTGCTGTGCTATAGTTTATTTCTGACAGGTATAGTACGACTGCTATGTGAAGTTTTATTGCATTAGAGGAAACTTATTAAAATCTCTTTATAGGGAAGTTGCATTTGGTCAAGGCTTGCTTTATTACACAGTATTCTGAAAAAGGGAGACTGACAAACGACTGACTGACATTCTGCcactttctattttaaaaagtgtttctgAAATGACATTTCATAATTCATCGATTACATACTTCTTGCTGATTATGAAATGGAAGGAGACCTTTCACTGAATTAGAAATTCTTTGCTTTAGTTGCATAGTTTCCCTTCCCCCATCTTTGCACATGATTCTCAGTCCTCTGCTGTTCTCAAATTTCACATGGAGATGTAAATTTGATTTTACATTTCCTTCCTCCAATTGAGTTGCTCTAAATGTGTGTGTTTGGAGGATGTGGGGAAAGGAAATCTGTGTTTCCTTCACCTGATCAGGCTGATGCAATTGGATTTAGAGTCTCATCTGAGAGGCATGTTATTTCACTTCCAATAAACATATCTTTATGGGAAGTGGGTTATTTTTGGAAATGGAGGACtttttttggaaacagaaatcCATTCTTCTAGTTGGGTGAATGAAAGGTAAGTAATGGGGACTGGCACAAGGGTATCAAATGGAGCTACTACTTGTAAATACTTGATTAAAAAGTATTCTGCTAGAGATGAGTACAAAGCATGACTATTGCGTGGTGGGCCCAGTCCCTCTGATGAATAAGGTCTGTAAACCTACTTTATAGTGCTGTGTTGGTGAACCTTGGAGCTAGCATAAGTGAAGTGGCTTTGTCTGATAGTTCATTAAGTAATTGCAGTGCAGAACTTTTCTGTTCTGGCCACTGGGAAGCATAGTAAGCAGTCCACCAGCACATGGTTATATTATGATGCTGAATTTAGGCAGTTCTGAACTGTGCTTAAGTGCCAATTCTACTGTATCCCTTTTAGTAACCCTGTACCCTACTCTGTTCTATTCTGTGTACTCCGATTTCTGTTATGACTGGGTTGTGAGCCTCAAACCTGTGCATCTCCACTTCAGCAGCAGGGAAATAAAGGATTGAATGTGGACTAGGCTCCTGATTTAGTTCCTTTACCTAGCCAGAACTATTCCATCTTCTCTCTAGCACAATATCAGCCAATTAGAGCAAGAAGCAAACTGTTTCTTACTGTTGGGGATCTGGGATTCTTGAGAGAAATAATGGTAGCAGgcaaattttatatttttagtcctttttcttctcaaaccTATGTTATCCAGGTGAGGATGCAAGAATTGACATGTTGCCAAACTGCTCCATCCAGTCCCCACTCGTGTCAACAGTTTTGGATTGCTGCATAGGAAGAATGTATGCAGTGAGCATCAGTGACAGTGCCTTACTGAAGTTCCTGCAGAACAGCAAACGAGACAGTGAGAGGTTGGCAGCTCTGCATTGTGCTCTTCTGTGTGTCAGAAGTACAACAGACTTGGAAATGAAGGTGGGGAAAGAATTTTTGCTGAGTTCTTTTAGTGACTGATGGTCTCAGTCATTGGGTCAGGGTTATGATAtcagtgaaagaagaaaaattctcaTTCATGTGTACCTTTTGCTGGTGCCAAGGGCTCGTCACCTAGACTACCCAAGGTGCTTTATTGGTCAAAGCTGACATGAAAACGTTTATCTCATGACTTCATGCAATGTGTTAGTAATGAAACCAAGGTTTCTGCAGTCCATTTCAAGTCCCTTACTTAGCTTAACAGAGAAATGTGAACATTTCCTCTGTTCTCATTCTGACAGATTATTTGGTGGCTTTCTGAGAACCTATCAACGTGTCATTCTTTTGATCCTATTCAGGAATTTATCATTGGTAAGGTATTCCTTTTCCTGTATACTAACTTTTCCTGCGTAACCTAATTATGACTTAAGGAGAAGCCACGGTGCCATAAACTGATTCTCTTCCAATTTGTTTGTTATGATCTACATTAGCTGACCTGCATGTTGTGGTGTTGGAGGCAATTTCAGTAGTTTAGAAGGTTATGCATCCTCTCAAAATGAGAATGGTAGTATAACTTTTCAAGTGCATTTTTCTGTCTAGTGATGCAAATAGATTTATCAAAATTTAAGGTCACTGGAGAGTGAATTCTCCATCTGGCTTATGTCTGGTATCTGGGGTGTAAATAACTGGGATTGGAGAGGAGGAACAAATCTCTTCCAGCCCAGCCCAAACCATTTTTTTCATAAGGATTTGGCATATCATGGCATTCTCCTGTAATAGCTGATTTGTCAGCCTATCTAGTGTGTATATTGTGTGCCTTGAGCCCACATACAAAGAAcccctgcagtgctgagctgtaGCCAAGCAGCTGACTGGGCCCTGCAGCCATCTGgacttcccttcctccttttgtGCAGAGAATGGGATGAGTTCCACCATGAAGGAAGCTGTTTCAGAGACGACTGCAGGGCTGGTCCCTGAACAAGTGTTACATAGATAAGGAATTGACTATGAAGCTTCTTCTTGATAACTGGTAGTTCATAGAAATCTCACCCTTCTAAATCTTTTTATGTTGCATTCAGCCTCCCTGTATTGCAGAATGTGTCCAGAAACCAACAACCTGGATAAACTCTTGCCCTACACATCACTGCTTGACTGGACTGGGGTAAGACaacagctgtttttttgttttttttcctgctttaataAAACCTGTAATTTACTTGTATACATCACCTTTTCTTAGACATGGTCTGAATTCACATTTGTGTTTTATGCACATTTTATATTGTCAAGTCTTAACCCCAGTGATGTTTTTCATGAATCCTGCATTTTGTcaacaaaaaacagcatttatgaAATGAGAGGAGCTGCCATAATGGAATGGATAATTAAATTTATCAGTTTTCGTAATGAAATACTAATTTAGGGATGATTTTGTTAAGCTTATAATGAATACACAACATGCTTGTCCAGCAAAATCCTGAAGTTGCTTCCAAGGCAACCAGCATCACTAAAGTTAAGGTAGGTAACTTTAGGCAAGAGCAAATGACACAACAAGTAGAAAACTTGATTTTTCTTGGTCTATAACTGTTCtagttttatctttttctagATGGGATAAATGAGAGACATATCTTCCTGTCTTCTTTTTGGCAAACTAAATGTACAGTTTTAGCTAACTAGATGATTTTGCAAAGGAAACAAGTAATGGATATTCacttgtgtatatatatatacaggtGCATGTACTGTGTGAAATTATTTATATCCTATCATTTCTATTAATAGGTTATCCCTGGAGTAGCATGTGCAACAGACATTATTTCTCTACCTGTGTTAGAGGTAAATTCTAGTACAAAACCACCGTTGCTCATATTTGCAGGTTATGAGCTGCTTTTCttgggggtggggaggaaaaacagatgatggtggtggtgggtgtAGGCTAAATACTAATGAAGTAGTGTCaccacagctctgtgcaaaaATAGAAGTGAGCAGAATCTTGCTGTTTGAAATGGCTTATATGTTTACTAAGATGTTGGTTAGCCACACTGATGTTTGCTAGCTCAAAATGGTGGGGGTTTTTATGTGCCTATTCTGAATAGAAATTTTCCATTCACCAGAGAAGGCTCTCCgaaaattaattcttttaaaatttaattgaTACCTCTTCATTTGTGACTTCGTTAGATTGAGGCAACCTCGACACGATGAACATGTAGGATTACATAGCCCCACTTTGATGTGCTGGAGGGTTAATTCAGAGTGCTGCTTGTTGGTACCAGTGGTTCATGACCTGACTTTTTGTCCAAAGCATCCTGTGATTGCAACGATGTCAGGGCTTTCGCTATCTAAATCTAGACTAATTCCTACACTGTGTGGAAatggtgctgtgctggatggGGAGAGCACATGCTGTATGTGTAGGAAACTCTATTTTCCATTGAAAACAAGATGAATGATTCTTCCTGTCTTCCATTCCACTGCCTCAGATCCAGTTTGGAGAAACATTTCAAATCTTCCTAAGTGCTCCCCATAAGATCTGAAAGATGCTTTTAATAAGCAGCATGCCGTGGGGGACTAATGTGAAGAGTCAGTGCTTGAACCCAGCAGTACTGGCAGCATGCAGCAGTAGACTCTGGATACATGAGAATTTTATTCCTTGTAACACTTTAGAAAGGTGAGAGACTGTTTCCTACCTGACCCTTGCAATTAGCTCAAAAAGCTTAAGTTTTCATAATATCTTTCAAAATTGGTGAAATTACCCCCCTACTCACTCACTCTTCAACAGTGCCACAGCTGTCCTGCTGCAGATTCCTGTGACTGCTATCAGGGAATTGGGCTTTGTGTGCTTTGCTTGGAaaggctgccctgagaggtgGGTCACATGGGAGAATCAGATCTTGGGAAATTTTGTTTCTAGATAATCCCTGTCAGTTGCTGAGGTCAAAGTTAGTATGTGCTTAATTTGTCTGAGATTGAACCTCAAGCCCCTGGGGGCAAATGCCTTTAGCAGCTATACTTCCTGATTGTGGAACTCATTTCCTATTTGTCTGAAACCTAAACAGATTTAAAAGGTTAGAGTTGAACTAAAGACAAGTATTTCCTGCTACTTTTGACTGCAAATTGCTCTATCTACTAAGTACAATTATGGTAGTACACACGGTAAGGCTTAATGCTTTGGCTGCATTGTATTCCAGAGCCACCATAGCTGGTGGGTTCACTTAGTCATTGTCAGAAGTCAGGTGTTGGTGATGAATCTGGTTCTATACAAGTATTATTTCTTTCACAGCAGATCTTCTGGTATTGCAGAGAAACAGTGATGAATTGTTGACCTGAGAAGTTCTTTAGTATCCTCAAGCCTATGAATTGTTGAGAGCCTTTGGGAGGTCTATATTAATATTCACAACAAAAGTTTTGTTATTTGGATGAAAGTGTTTTTATCACAAGTTCCTGTTCATCAAGTGATAAGGAGATCAGGGGAGTTGGAGTAGGTGACCTTttatggtctcttccaacacaaatgattctgtgattctaaagaGGTGACAGAATAAGATTGTCAGAAAGCTTTACATAAGGATTATGATTAATGCAAGCCTGATATTTAACTTTGAGCACAGAAACCAAATTTAAAGAAGTGCAAGTAGGCTTGAtgggaaggggagaagaaaCGGGtgggagaaagaagggaagaaaatgggaGGAAGTCTAGAAGAGTAAAGATGTATTGTGCAAGCTGTTGTCACAGAGATCAGAGCAGACTGAGAGCCGCAGAGGCTAAGAGTGAAGCTTTGTAGTGTAGTTGTCAGTGCAGTTAAATGCTTAGTTACGTGGCTCTGAGTACCTTTGCTGCTAGGTAGACATGTCCATGCAGTTCCTTAGGAGAGCACATGTGCCCGTGTTCACTGATGTACAGCAGACTGCTCTGTCTCCAGCTGAAGCAGCACTGCTTATAAAAAGGCTTCATGGAAGTTTTCATGGATTGCAAACTGGAAAGACCTGACTGACTTATGATAGTACAGTATCTTCAAGGTGCTTAGGTGTTAACTCAGACTCTTGAGATGTCTGCAAAATAAGTACCAGCTAAGACAAAGGGACCTTctctttccagcttctggaCTGATGATTCTCAAGAACAAACAGGTTTAAAATAATCTTGTATTTTAAACTTTCGACTCTTTAATAAGATCTAATTCAGTGCAGGTTTTCTGTTGTGAGTGTCTGTTTTTAATGTGGtgtctgtttttaattctaaaGTTTACCACTTCTGTTACAGAGTCAATGTATTAAAGAAATACGCTATATTACTTCCTCCCCCATCACACATCAAATAAAATTCACTGTGGTCTGAAAGCAGTTTTGCTGTGGTGTTGCTGTTGCAATTGCATGAATTGGTCACTAGATGATATCCTTACACTGTATTCTTGATATTTGTCTAATTTTGAGAGGTAGCACATAGGCAAGATGCTGCTGTAGTGGGTTGTAGATCTGATAGTTGCCTCCATCAGGGTGAACATGTGGTGCCATATGCATGCCTAGTTTTCAGCTGTTTAGTATAACATAGAGcaaaaagtacatttatttttctgctgcatttacaacaataaaacaacagttAGTTCTGGCAGCAAGAGAGAAGTGGCTAGCAGAATTGAatctctgcattttattttccttggttAATTGTATTTCATGGTAGGAAGTGGTTTGAAGGgcttttgaggtttttttctaAGGTTATTGTAATTGTCGAAAACTGGAGAAGAGAGCAAAATCCAGTATGCTTTAGCAAGTCAGAGGAATACTGAGGACTGTGTAGTTTTAAAAACCTTTCTGCCTTCAAATATCAATACTGTAATGTGTGTATTGAGGagataaatgtgtttaaaagaGACAAGAACTGTTGGTACTAtcagttgttttaaaaaactgCCACAAAGAAGTGCCTTAATCTCATCTCTTCCTCAGCGATGACCACATTGCTCTTGCTTAATAAACAGTGGCCTCAATCTTTATACCCGCTCAGTAACTAGCTCAGAAAGACAGTGTGGGtttattcagtttttttttcctcctctttgttTACAGTTGAGTTTAAATTAATTCCAGCCTTACAGTCAAAGGCTTTGAAATTGCTGTGGAAATGTtgggattttatttcttttctgaggaTAAGGCTCTGTTACTTGAGGCTGGCAAATGGGAGTTGGTAATTGAAGTATTTGAGCAAACTGAAGGTAGTGGAAGCCTCCATCCAGATGCCAGAGTCATGGAACAGAAACCCAGACTGGGGCTTATTTGACCAAATGGAAACGCTCCTGTTCTGAGTCAGGTGCCTGAGCTCCTTTTACAGTCAAGTGGAACTCTGGACAGTAGAGCCAATGTAATCAGTAGTGCAGTTCTTCCCACCCAAAACCAGCTATCAGAAGTACATCAGATGAAATAGGACCTAGAAGTACCCATGTCTTCCCAGTAATTTAATAGAATTATAAAGCAGCTAGATATGTGCATTGCGGGCATGAGCTCAAGTAGATAAGTGCTACTCCTGCTGacaaattaatgaaataaaactattggaaaaaaaataatgcagctgattttgttttaattttcttttcccttcaattACAGTGAAGCTACATTTATTGCAGTTCTTTCCAATTACTTTGTGGGATAGTGATAAGATATTTCTAATAGTTTCTAATATTTCTAATAGATATTTTAACAGTGCAACAATGTACTTATGTTTCCCTGCAATATTTTGCAGATCCAAAACTCTAAAGGCTTCTGGGAGAAACTCGACTCAAACTTGGAGAGTGTGAAGTATGCAGAGCCACACTTGCATTACCACAATAATGTGCTCAGGAGGGAATGGCGTAATCTCTCGGAAGAGGTAAGTATGTGTGCACTGAAGCAGtctccagagctgctcctgAAGAGTGGATGTTTTAAAACCCAAAGACagaaaggttttttgtttttttactacAGGAATAAAAGTATGGATATCTGATTATGAGAAGTGCAAAGATTTGCAATCGTTTACTTATAAGGTGGTTGCCTGTAGCTCTTACTTTGTGAAATTAATGTgagaaagtaaacaaaagcagaacttAGAATACCTGTGTTGTTAGGTGGGTCAGTTATGTGTGTCTGTGGGCATCGGTATTTGGGAGGTGGCTTGAAGAATCACTAAGTGTTACTTCCATTCGAAATGAAAGTCAGCATCATTTCTTGTCTGCATTTtatcaggaaatattttaattgacCTTCAACTTAATTCGTtttgggatttttatttatttataaaacagccagaagagagaaaagccaCAGCATATTTAAGGAATATATTTGAAAACGCCAAAAAGTAGGTATCGTTTTGTatatttactctttctttctttgttgaaaTGTTGAAAGAGTTTAGATGTGTCATTTAAATAGCTGATCTGGTATCTGATTGGATATCTTGCTCCGAAGATGAGTCCAGCTGAAGATCATTTATGACAATCCTTGTAGTCACTGCAGGATGATCTGAAATATCTAGGCTTCTAGAGCTTAGGAATTTATTGTAAATGTGACCAAATGTagatttctttaatttcattagCTACCTTTGAAAGACCTTTGAAAGGTTGTTTAAGCTTTTTAATGTCCTTACAAAACCCTTTAGAGTAATGGTTGTGAAATaaagtgatttttgtttcaaaCCCCAGGGTGCTTTCTCATCTGGATGCTTGGGACTCTGGTAAGTAAAACTTTCGTTGATGTAGGCCTTAGCTCTAGTGTTTGTTAGGATATTTCCATCTAGCTGTTGTCAGCTAAAAGTAAATACTGTGTGTTGCCAGAGTTTGAGGCATTAGTATAAGCAGCTCTTAAATAAACTCTACTATAAAGCTTTCCTCTAAGGCTGTATGCTGGCTAGAACACCTTTCAAAATAAGGTTCTTCCTTCCTAGTGGATCTAGCTTAATACAAGCAGTAAGCCCTTGTTTGCctaagaatttcttctccaggATTTTTCTGAGAGTATCAGTGGCATGATGTTACTGTTGTATCTTGCCCACTTAAAGCTGCCTTCACAAATATGGA is a genomic window of Meleagris gallopavo isolate NT-WF06-2002-E0010 breed Aviagen turkey brand Nicholas breeding stock chromosome 1, Turkey_5.1, whole genome shotgun sequence containing:
- the LOC100543395 gene encoding gamma-secretase-activating protein, giving the protein MLPNCSIQSPLVSTVLDCCIGRMYAVSISDSALLKFLQNSKRDSERLAALHCALLCVRSTTDLEMKIIWWLSENLSTCHSFDPIQEFIIASLYCRMCPETNNLDKLLPYTSLLDWTGVIPGVACATDIISLPVLEIQNSKGFWEKLDSNLESVKYAEPHLHYHNNVLRREWRNLSEEPEERKATAYLRNIFENAKKVLSHLDAWDSGK